The window CGAAGATATGCGGCAGGCGCAGGTCGGTCATCGAGCCGATCCCGGCGATGATCTCGGCCGCCGCCGCCTTCGAACGTCCGTAGGGGGTCGCCGTCCCGGCATGGATGGAATTCGCATAGACGACATGGGGCGCCGATCCGGCGTCGCGGCAGGCCTCGGCCAAGCGGCGCGCGATCGCGGGATTGCCCGCTTCGACCGCATCGTCCGGGCCGCGATTGACGCCCGCGAAGTGCAGCACCGCATCCGCATCGGTCACGGCCTCCCGCAGCGTGGCGTCGTCTTGAAACCCGGCGCGATCCAGCGCAGCGGATCGGTAGGGCGGCGCGTCGCCGCGAAACCGTGCCGCGCAGTTGGCGGCGTGCAACCGGACCGCCGCATGGTGACCGATCAGCCCCGCCGTGCCGGTGACGACGATCTTCATCGCGTCCGCCACCCGGCGAGGGCCGCTTCAATTTCGGGCAGGGACAGCAGAAGACGCTCGACGCCCGCGACATCCAGGCGTTCGGTGTTGTGGGAATGGTAATCCTCGGCCCCACGCCCCGCGGGATCGCCTTCCGACAGGTAAGGCGCGTAGTTCAGATCACGCTCGTCCATCGAGATGCGGAAGTAGTCGCCCATATCCTCCGATTTGGCGAGTTCCAGCCCCGTGGCCAGCGTCTCGTAAAGCTTCTCGGCATGCCGCCAGCCGATCGCATCGACCGGATGGTCCGGCACATCGAACAGGTTGGTCAGGGCCGTGACGAGGTCCGCGATGGTCGCGGCCGGCGCCTTCTTGACGAAGAGATCCCCCTGCCGCGCGTTCTCGAATGCATGGTGTACGAGGGCCACGCTGTCGCGCAGCGGCATCAGGAACCGCGTCATCGACGGCTCGGTCACCGTGATCGGCCGTCCCTCGCGGATCTGGCGCACGAAGAGCGGGATCACCGACCCGCGCGAATACATCACGTTGCCGTAGCGCACGGCGGAGATGACGGTCGGCCCGTCATCCCCGACCTCGCGGGCGCGCGCGACGGCGAATTTCTCCATCATCGCCTTCGATATGCCCATCGCGTTGACGGGCAGGACCGCCTTGTCCGTCGAAAGGCATACAACCGCGCGCACCTCGGCCGAAACGGCCGACCCGAGCACGTTCTCGGAGCCGAGGATGTTCGTCCGCACGGCTTCGAGCGGAAAGAATTCGCAGGACGGCACCTGCTTCAGGGCGGCGGCATGAAACACCGCGTCAACGCCCTTCATGGCGCGGTCGACCGTGCTCCGATCGCGGATATCGCCGATATGGAAGCGCACCCGCGCGTCGCGCAGCTCGTTGCGCAGCGCGTCCTGTTTCTCCTCGTCCCGGCTGAGAACCCTGATTTCGGGCACGCCGCGGGCGAGCAGATCGCGCAGCATGTTTCGTCCGAACGACCCCGTCCCGCCCGTGATCAGGACGGTTTCGTGCGTGAGGCCCATGGGCACGGTTTCCTCTCGGCAGAGCCATCGATTCGGCCCTGCCGACTATGGCAACCTCACCCCGTGAAGGCCACCCGGGCCCCGCCGCGCCGTATCAGTCGATCTCGGTCAGGCTACGCCCCGCGGGGGCCAGTCCGATCGTCCCGAGCGCATAGTCCGCGACCGGTACCTTCAGATCGACACTGCCATCGGCCGTGCGCTGCCCCGCGGCCAGCGGCTCGGGGGCGAAGGAGAGGCCTGCGAAACGAACCCCATGCTGCGCGCCCGTGTCGGCATAGGTGGTGTAACCGCCCGCCCGGTTCGAAAAATTGGGCAGCCACATCGCCTGGGCCGCCGCCGTGCCCGGCGCGAAGTTCGTCGCCGCATTCCGCCCGGAGAGATCCGTACCCCCGATATAACCCGTCGCACGATACCAGGTGTCGTCCTGCGGCAGCACGTATCCCTCGCTGGCCACGTACTTGTAGGTTCCGCCGCTGTCGGTATTGGCCAGCCGCGTGCCCGCGGGCCAGATGCCGTTCGCGTCGTCGGGATTTGCCATGCTGGCGGGCAGCGGCGCTTTCAGCGTGATGGTGTTCGCCACCTTGTCCACGCCGGTCAGGTCGAACAGGTCCGCAAGGTAGATGCGGCTATAGTCGGAATAGAGGAACCCGCCCGAATTGCGATAACCGAAGATGATGATGCCGCGCCGGTTCGCCGTCTGCACCGTCTCGTTCCAGCCGCTGGCGTCGACGAGCGAGACCACCGTGTCGCCGGGGGCCAGGGGTGCCGCAAGCTCGGTCAGGCTGTCGACGCCGCCATGGCGAAACCGCATGTGGTGCAGCGGGTTGATCTGGAGCCCGTCGATGTCCTTCAGGATGAGGCCGATCAGCTGCTGGTGACGGCTCTCGTTGGGATGGGCGGACCAGTCGCCCGCGATGCTCTCCTGATGGATGGCGCAGCTCATCCGGTAGGTCGCGGAGGGATCGACGGGGAAGGATTCGGTGGTCGCCACGGGCCCCGGATAGTAGCCGCGGTAGAGGTTCGACCCCGCCATGCCCGGCGTCAGGGCCGTGTCGAACGTGAAGGCATCCGGGTAGTTGTAGCCGTTGCCCAGAAGGCCGGTGCCGTTCGTCATCAGGTCGAGGCCCCGCGACGCTACATAAGCCGCCGTGATCGGTGCCTCGGTCCCGAAGGCCGGATCGGTGAGGCCGTCGAGGCCCGCCGGGAACCGCGCACGCCCGGTAGCCGCATCGAGCACCATCGCCTCGGTCCAGGTCACGCCGTCGGCGCTCGTCTTGACGTGCAGATCGTCGTCGCCCGCCGTCCCGATCTCGACCCGACCCGACCATCCCGTCTGGAAGAGAAGCGACGCCGTGTCGCCGCCCGTGGCCTTGTTCAGCTTCACCTGCGTCCCCGCGCCCGCGTGGGTGACGAGCACCGCTTCCGAGGCGACGGCGAGCCGGTTGGTGTCGTCGGCGCCCGTGGCGATGCCGATCCGGTCGACCGTCTCGGGCGCGCCGCCGGCCTGATCCCAGTCCGATCCGGTCCAGACCCGGAGGAGAGCCGTTGCCCGGTCCCAGGC is drawn from uncultured Jannaschia sp. and contains these coding sequences:
- a CDS encoding SDR family NAD(P)-dependent oxidoreductase, giving the protein MGLTHETVLITGGTGSFGRNMLRDLLARGVPEIRVLSRDEEKQDALRNELRDARVRFHIGDIRDRSTVDRAMKGVDAVFHAAALKQVPSCEFFPLEAVRTNILGSENVLGSAVSAEVRAVVCLSTDKAVLPVNAMGISKAMMEKFAVARAREVGDDGPTVISAVRYGNVMYSRGSVIPLFVRQIREGRPITVTEPSMTRFLMPLRDSVALVHHAFENARQGDLFVKKAPAATIADLVTALTNLFDVPDHPVDAIGWRHAEKLYETLATGLELAKSEDMGDYFRISMDERDLNYAPYLSEGDPAGRGAEDYHSHNTERLDVAGVERLLLSLPEIEAALAGWRTR
- a CDS encoding DUF2793 domain-containing protein, which codes for MTQSSERSRLLALPYIQANQAQKHVTHNEALRALDAIVQLSVEGVAATPDLTPDEGDRWIVATGATEAFAGQDGAIAVRTDGAWAFHVPAEGWLAWDRATALLRVWTGSDWDQAGGAPETVDRIGIATGADDTNRLAVASEAVLVTHAGAGTQVKLNKATGGDTASLLFQTGWSGRVEIGTAGDDDLHVKTSADGVTWTEAMVLDAATGRARFPAGLDGLTDPAFGTEAPITAAYVASRGLDLMTNGTGLLGNGYNYPDAFTFDTALTPGMAGSNLYRGYYPGPVATTESFPVDPSATYRMSCAIHQESIAGDWSAHPNESRHQQLIGLILKDIDGLQINPLHHMRFRHGGVDSLTELAAPLAPGDTVVSLVDASGWNETVQTANRRGIIIFGYRNSGGFLYSDYSRIYLADLFDLTGVDKVANTITLKAPLPASMANPDDANGIWPAGTRLANTDSGGTYKYVASEGYVLPQDDTWYRATGYIGGTDLSGRNAATNFAPGTAAAQAMWLPNFSNRAGGYTTYADTGAQHGVRFAGLSFAPEPLAAGQRTADGSVDLKVPVADYALGTIGLAPAGRSLTEID